The Dyadobacter sp. 676 DNA window GCAGGAAACATTCCGCGTAGCGCAGGTGCGGTTCGACGTGGGGGCCATCAACTCGGTGGAATACAATATCGCCAAAGCCAACCTCGACAGGGCTAACGCTAACCTGGTGCAAACCAAATACGACTATGTATTCAGGACGAAAATCCTGGATTTCTACATGAACCGTCCGCTCTCCGACTTCTAGAATTCTCCTTCGTATCAGTAACCAATCTCAAAAAAACGTAATCAAAAAAATATGGCACGTAAATCTTCGAAACGGATCTGGTGGATAACGGGAGGTGTCGTGGTATTACTCTTCGTTGGTTTGTTTGGAGCAAAGCAGGCCGGTTTGATCGGCAAACCCAAGGCGACCGAAGTGGAATATGCGATTGTCAAAAAATCGGATATCATCGAACGGGTAAGCGCGTCGGGAAAAGTGCAGCCGGAAGTGGAAGTAAAACTCAGCCCGGACGTGTCCGGGGAGATTATCAGTCTGAACGTGGCCGAGGGCGACTCGGTGGTAAAAGGCCAGTTATTGCTGAAAATCCGCCCGGATAACTACGAATCGCTCATGGCCCGTGCGCAGGCGTCGGTGAATTCAAGCAAAGCCAACTATGAGCAAACCAAGGCGATGGTAGCCCAGGCCGAGGCGCGGCTTGTGCAGGCGAAAGCCAATTATGACCGTAATAAGAAACTTTTTGCGGACAAAGTAATCTCCTCGGCCGATTTCGAATCGATCGCATCGAGCTACGGTGTGGCGCAGCAGGACGTGGAATCGGCCAAAGCCAATGTGGCGGCGGCGCTTTACAATATCAAAAGTGCCGAAGCGAGTTTGCGCGACGCGGCCGAGAACCTTCGCAAAACCAGCATTTTCGCGCCGGTTAGCGGTATTGTTTCGCTGCTGAATGTCGAAGAAGGCGAGCGTGTGGTAGGTACGTCGCAGATGGCCGGTACGGAAATGATGCGGATCGCGAACCTGGCCGATATGGAAGTCAGGGTGAATGTGAATGAAAACGATATTGTCCGCGTCTCGATCGGAGACACCGCCGAAATCGACGTAGATGCTTACAGCGCTTCCGGCAGGAAGTTCAAAGGTGTGGTGAAAGAAATCGCGAATACGGCGGCTGGTCTCGCCTCGCTTTCTTCTTCCACGTCAGTCGCAAGCACGTCGGCCGACGCGGTAACGGAATTTCAGGTGAAGGTGAAGATATTGAACGAGTCGTTCAAGGATTTGATGACCTCGAAATCTAAAAAATCGTATCCGTTCAAGCCGGGTATGACGGCGTCGGTGGAAATCATTACCGAGCGTAAAAACGGAGTGGTTTCTGTGCCTATCGCGGCCGTTACCACACGTGGCGGAACGCCCCAGGTGATTCCCGGTTCGGGAGACGGTACAAACAATAACGCTCCGGCGAGTGACGAGGACGATAAGAAGCCCAAGAAACAGGAAGTTATCAAAGAAGTCGTTTTCCTTGACGTAAACGGAAGGGCGAAGATGAGGGAGGTGAAAACGGGTATCAGCGATTTTGAAAACATCGAAATTCTTTCGGGCCTGAAACCGGGCGACAGGATCATCTCCGGACCATACATTGCAGTATCCAAAAACCTCAATGACGGTGACCTTGTGGAAAAAAAGAAGGAGCAACCGAAAAAAGATGGGAAAAAATCAAATGAAAACCCGAACTGATGCGTTGTAAAAAAGTAATAAGTTCGATTTAGTTTAGGTTAAAAAGGAAAATCCTTGCGGCTTTGCTGCAAGGATTTTTTATTTTCAGCAATTTTGGCCCCATATTTCCGCCAAATTCTGATATTTCCGCCGGATGACTTTCTTAAATCATACTAAAATCGCAGTGATCGGCGGCGGAAGCTGGGCGACCGCGTTGATCAAGATCCTTTGCGAACAAAATCATGTGCAGATCCGCTGGTGGCTCCGGAACCAGAAGGACATCGACCATATCCGGAAATTCAACCACAATCCGAGCTATCTTAGCGACGTGGTGCTTTCTCCGAAAAAAGTAAAGGTTTTCGAAAAAACCACCGATGCCGTAAAAGGGGCCGATTACATCATTCTGGCCGTTCCTGCGGCGTTCATTCAGGAATCCTTGCAGCATTTGTCCGCAAAACATTTACAGGGCAAACGTATCGTTTCGGCGATCAAAGGCATGGTGCCCGGCCGGAATGCGCTCGTCACCGATTGGGCGGCGGAGGCTTTTAGCATTGAAATGAAAGATACCTGCGTAATAGCCGGCCCGTGCCACGCAGAGGAAGTTGCCCTCGAAAAACAATCCTATCTCACGATCGCATCGACCGAATGCCCCGCGGCGGAAGGTTTTGCGGAGCTGATGACTTGCCGCTATGTCACGGCCAACGCGCTCGACGACCTTTACGGGGTCGAGTATGCGGCGGTAATGAAGAATATCGTCGCGCTGGCATGCGGGATCACGCACGGGCTTGGGTATGGGGATAATTTTCAGGCGGTGCTGGTGTCGAATGCCATGCAGGAAATAGGAAACCTGGTAACAGCCCTCGACCCGCGCGACCGTAACCTGAGCTCGTCGGCCTATCTGGGCGACCTGCTGGTGACGGCCTATTCTCAGTTCAGCCGCAACCGGTTGTTCGGGAATATGATCGGGCGAGGGTACAGCGTCAAGGCCGCGCAGCTCGAAATGAAGATGATCGCGGAAGGTTACTATGCGACCAGGAGCATTCATGAACTGAACAAGGCTCATCAGGTCAACTTGCCGATAACCAGCGCGGTTTACAGCATTCTTTATGAAGAACAGACACCCGCGGCCGTGATGAACGAATTGAAGAAATTATTGAAATAATAGCCCTTTTTCGGTTTGTGAGGGTATCTTGCTAAACGTTCAAACCTACATTAATTCATGCTACTAAACAGAAAGCTATCTTCTATCCGGCTGGCAGCTGCATTGTTGCTGGGCCCAATAGTGATGACATCCTGCGGTTCCCAAAAATCCGAAACGGCAGAAGACAAAAAGCTGGACTCGCTTGCAAGCGAAAAGGAGTTCGTTTTCGGCGATCAACGTCCGTTTGCGCAATGTCATGCTTCCACATTGGTGCGGCTCGACGACGGGCAGTTTCTGATAGCATGGTTCGGAGGAACCGAAGAGAAGAATCCGGATGTGGGTATCTGGCTTTCAAAAGGGCGGCCCGGGCATTGGAGCGCCCCGGTTGAAGTAGCCAAAATCCGGGAGGATGCGCATTGGAACCCTGTCCTTCAAAAAACAGACGACGGGAAGGTAATATTGTATTTTAAAGTAGGGAAGGAGATCGCGCAGTGGGAGACCTGGGTGAAAACCTCCTCCGATAATGGACAAACCTGGTCGGAAGCCTATGAGCTTGTAAAAGGAGATAAAGGCGGCCGCGGCCCTGTGAAAGATAAATTGATCGTGCTCTCGAACGGCGACTGGCTGGCGGGTGCTTCCAACGAAGTAAACCGCTGGGAGGTTTTTGTAGACCGCAGCACCGATAAAGGCAAAACCTGGACTGCAAGCCCGTATCTTAAAATCGATACCACGGAAATCAAAGGGAAGGGCGCTATTCAACCCACATTATGGGAGTCGGAGCCCGGACATGTGCATATGCTTGTGCGCACAACCGGTGGTGTGATCGGTCGCAGCGACTCCAAAGATTATGGAAAAACTTGGTCGACTATTAAAAAAAACCTCATTGCCCAACCCTAATAGCGGTGTCGACCTTGCCCGGCTTAGCGACGGCACATTGGTGCTGGCCTACAATCCCGACGACCATAACTGGGGCTCGCGCTCGCCGCTTTCACTGATCCTTTCTTACGACAATGGCCAGAACTGGACGGACAAGATCGATATTGCGACCGGTAAGAAAGAAGACGAGTACTCCTACCCGGCGATAATCAGCTGGGGCGATTCTGTGGCTGTTACATATACTTACAACCGCCGCAAAATCGCGTTCTGGACCGGTAGCAAGAAGGATATCGTTGATCTGGCCGCGAAAGAAAAGAAGTAAGTGTTGCCGTATGGTGCGTTTCTTTGAGTAAAAAAAGCATTTAACAAGAGTTTTATGGTGGTCTGTCCGGGCATGATGCCGAGGGCAGGCCACTTCTCGTTTTTGACCTTAATCATCATTCGGATATGTCGTACAACCGCAGGGAGTTCCTTCAACAAATAGGGCTAGGAGCCTTACAACTGGGCGTTATCAGTGCTATTCCAGGGTCAGTCTGGGCATCGTCGCTCAGCTATGGCCAATTGCCGCGGAGCTCGCCGGAGGCGCAGGGAATGTCGGCCAAAGGCATACTCGACTTTGCCAATGCAGTCGAGGCCGATCGCCTGAACCTGCATAGCCTGATGATCCTCCGGCAGGGAAAAGTGGTCGCGGAGGGCTGGTGGGCGCCTTATGCGCCGGATCTGAAACATACATTGTATTCGCTGAGTAAAAGCTTCACATCGACGGCCATCGGTCTTGCCGTTGCCGAAGGCAAGCTGAGAGTCGACGATAAGGTCATTTCCTTTTTCCCGGAGGATAAACCTGCTACCGTGAGCGCTAACCTCGCTGCCATGCGTATCCGCGACCTTCTGAGCATGTCGACCGGCCACGACAAGGACACGACCGGCAAATTGCGCGAATCGGGGGGGCGATAACTGGGTGAAGGCGTTTCTGGCGCAACCTGTGGAACATGAGCCGGGTACATTCTTCGTGTACAATAGCGGCGCGACCTATATGCTGTCCGCCATTATCCAGAAAATAACCGGCCAAACGCTGCTCGAATACCTGAAACCACGGCTTTTTCAGCCGCTGGCGATCGACGATATGGACTGGGAAGTGGATCCGAAAGGCATTAATACGGGTGGTTGGGGATTGCGCGTGAAAACGGAAGATATTGCGAAGTTCGGGCAGTTGTACTTGCAAAAAGGAGAGTATAACGGCAAACGCATATTACCTGCGGCCTGGGTCGAAGAGGCGACGCGTTCGCACATTATGTCCAAAGGCAACAACCGTAAGCCCGAGGACGACGATTGGCAGCAGGGCTATGGCTACCAGTTCTGGCGCTGCCGCAACGGTGCTTATCGTGGCGACGGCGCTTTCGGGCAATATTGTATCGTAATGCCCAAAGAAGACATGGTAGTGGCCATTACCAGCGAAACTGGCGATATGCAGGCCATTCTGAACCACGTTTGGAACCACATACTGCCGACGGTGAAAGCCACTGGAGTACCGGCTGATAAAGATATGCAGGCACAAATGCAGAAAAAGCTCGGTTCGCTCGCGTTGCCGCTTACGCCCGGTAAACCCGCTTCCGAACTGGCTTCCAAAATGAATGGAAAGCGCTTTAAACTGGCCGATAATGAATTGAAAATAACCAGGGTGTCTTTCGAGTTCGATAAAGGCTGGTGCCTGTTCCGGGTGACCGACGACCGGGGCGAGCACCTGGTGGTAAATGGTTTGGGTAATTGGAAAATCGGTCTTACCGACTTGTCGACCATGCCGCTCAAATTGGTGTTGACGCCTGTTCCGGGCGAGAAGAAAACGAAAATTGCCGCAAATGGCGCCTGGGTCGACGATGTGACTTTCGAAATGACCTGGCGGTTCATCGAAACAGCGCATTATGAAACCGTCCGCTGCAAATTTGAAGGGGATAATTTGCAACTGGAATTTAAACGCAGCCTTGCAATTATCGGCAATACCAAGGACCCGAGGCCGGTTCTGAGCGGGAAGCTGACCGCATAGTTGACCGATTGCGTGTTTGGTACCCGATCTAAATCCGTCTGAGGGTGGGATAGCAGAACATTCGAACACGAAACATTTACCTATTATTAGTATTAAAAACTTAATTAATGACCACTTATATGAAAAAGAACATTTTTCTGGCCCTTTTGATGGTGGCAACCGCATTCGGTGCGAATGCGCAGAAATTCAGGGGACTCGATAAAAGTCCCCGCGATATTGCATATTTTCCCGACCATTTCGCTCACGACCGTAAGGATGGCGAGAAGGCGTTGATTAAAGTATCGTACAGCCGTCCATATCTGAAAGGAAGGGAAATTTTCGGGAAACTCGAACCATACGGGAAGGTCTGGCGCCTGGGAGCGGATGAATCTACGGAAATCAAATTTTATGAAGACGCCACTTTTGGCGGTAAGAAGGTGAAGGCAGGAACCTATTCGATGTTCGCAATCCCGAACGAGAAAGAGTGGACCATCATCCTGAGCTCCGACCTGGATTATTGGGGTGCTTACAAATACAAGGAAGCTAACGATGTGCTCCGGGTGACAGCGCCCGTGAGAAAAGCAGATGCGCCGATCGAGAATTTTTCGATAGTATTTGAAAAATCGTCGGACAGGGCCGCCAGGATGTTCCTGGGATGGGACAATACCGTTGTGGAAGTGCCGGTATCGTTCTGAAACCGGTGAATGCGAAAAGCGGACCGCCGTATACTGGCATTATTATTGTTGAAAGCTGGGGGAAGTTCGAAGCTTCCGACCAGCTTTTTTACATTAATAGCCATCAGTATGAACAAACACCATCTGACCATTATGGGTATGCTGGCCCTGGCTTTCGTGTTGGGCTGCAATAATAAAAAGGAAAAAGAAGAGGCCGCCAAAAGCGGGCCCGACCAGGTCGTTACCGTGACGGACAGTCTCACGCTGCCCGCGCCATTCGCGACCGAATCTGTGGAAAACCGGCCCAAAGAAGAAGGCTGGCCGGATGGCAAGATGCCCGCGGCACCGGAAGGTTTCGTCGTAACGAAATTTGCAGATAAACTCCAAAGCCCGCGATGGACCTACATCGGTCCCAATGGTGACATTTTCGTAGCCGAATCGGGTACGCGCAAAAGCGCCGACAGGATCACGCTCCTGCGCGATGTGAATAAGGACGGTACGCCCGAATTGCGGGAGATTTTTCTTGAGAAACTCAACAAGCCGTTCGGAATGCTGGTGCTGAAAAACTATTTCTATGTAGCGAATACCGATGGCGTTTACCGCTTTCCTTATAAATCGGGCGAAACCAAAATCACTTCGAAAGGCGAGAAGATCGTCGACCTGCCTGCCGGAGGCTACAATAATCACTGGACGCGGAATCTGCTGGCTAATGCCGACGGAAGCAAAATCTACATTTCCGTAGGTTCGGCCAGCAATGTGGCGGATCATGGTATGGATGAGGAAAAACGCCGGGCCAATATTCTGGAAATTAATCCGGACGGCACAGGCGAGCGCGTGTATGCGAGCGGGTTGCGCAATCCCGTCGGGATGGATTGGGCCCCGGGAACGAATGTGCTTTGGACAGCCGTAAACGAGCGCGACAAATTGGGCGACGATCTTGTGCCGGATTACATTACAAGCGTAAAGGAAGGTGGTTTTTACGGATGGCCGTATGCCTATTTCGGAAAGAACGAAGACCCGCGCCGGAAGGGCGAGCGCCCCGATCTGGTTGCAAAGACGATTGTTCCCGACGTGCCGGTGGGATCGCACACATCGTCATTGGGCCTGGTTTTTTATACCAAGGACAAATTTCCCGCAAAGTACCGCAACGGCGCATTCATAGGGCAGCATGGTTCCTGGAACCGCTCGGCTCTGGCTGGTTATAAAGTCGTTTTCGTGCCGTTTAAAGACGGAAAGCCATCCGGAAAACCGGAGGATTTTCTCACCGGATTTATAGAAAGCGAAAAGAAAGT harbors:
- a CDS encoding DUF2911 domain-containing protein; the protein is MKKNIFLALLMVATAFGANAQKFRGLDKSPRDIAYFPDHFAHDRKDGEKALIKVSYSRPYLKGREIFGKLEPYGKVWRLGADESTEIKFYEDATFGGKKVKAGTYSMFAIPNEKEWTIILSSDLDYWGAYKYKEANDVLRVTAPVRKADAPIENFSIVFEKSSDRAARMFLGWDNTVVEVPVSF
- a CDS encoding efflux RND transporter periplasmic adaptor subunit; the protein is MARKSSKRIWWITGGVVVLLFVGLFGAKQAGLIGKPKATEVEYAIVKKSDIIERVSASGKVQPEVEVKLSPDVSGEIISLNVAEGDSVVKGQLLLKIRPDNYESLMARAQASVNSSKANYEQTKAMVAQAEARLVQAKANYDRNKKLFADKVISSADFESIASSYGVAQQDVESAKANVAAALYNIKSAEASLRDAAENLRKTSIFAPVSGIVSLLNVEEGERVVGTSQMAGTEMMRIANLADMEVRVNVNENDIVRVSIGDTAEIDVDAYSASGRKFKGVVKEIANTAAGLASLSSSTSVASTSADAVTEFQVKVKILNESFKDLMTSKSKKSYPFKPGMTASVEIITERKNGVVSVPIAAVTTRGGTPQVIPGSGDGTNNNAPASDEDDKKPKKQEVIKEVVFLDVNGRAKMREVKTGISDFENIEILSGLKPGDRIISGPYIAVSKNLNDGDLVEKKKEQPKKDGKKSNENPN
- a CDS encoding sorbosone dehydrogenase family protein; translation: MNKHHLTIMGMLALAFVLGCNNKKEKEEAAKSGPDQVVTVTDSLTLPAPFATESVENRPKEEGWPDGKMPAAPEGFVVTKFADKLQSPRWTYIGPNGDIFVAESGTRKSADRITLLRDVNKDGTPELREIFLEKLNKPFGMLVLKNYFYVANTDGVYRFPYKSGETKITSKGEKIVDLPAGGYNNHWTRNLLANADGSKIYISVGSASNVADHGMDEEKRRANILEINPDGTGERVYASGLRNPVGMDWAPGTNVLWTAVNERDKLGDDLVPDYITSVKEGGFYGWPYAYFGKNEDPRRKGERPDLVAKTIVPDVPVGSHTSSLGLVFYTKDKFPAKYRNGAFIGQHGSWNRSALAGYKVVFVPFKDGKPSGKPEDFLTGFIESEKKVYGRPVDVTVMDDGSLLVNDDSGNVIWRVSAK
- a CDS encoding exo-alpha-sialidase; the protein is MPNPNSGVDLARLSDGTLVLAYNPDDHNWGSRSPLSLILSYDNGQNWTDKIDIATGKKEDEYSYPAIISWGDSVAVTYTYNRRKIAFWTGSKKDIVDLAAKEKK
- a CDS encoding serine hydrolase, with product MKAFLAQPVEHEPGTFFVYNSGATYMLSAIIQKITGQTLLEYLKPRLFQPLAIDDMDWEVDPKGINTGGWGLRVKTEDIAKFGQLYLQKGEYNGKRILPAAWVEEATRSHIMSKGNNRKPEDDDWQQGYGYQFWRCRNGAYRGDGAFGQYCIVMPKEDMVVAITSETGDMQAILNHVWNHILPTVKATGVPADKDMQAQMQKKLGSLALPLTPGKPASELASKMNGKRFKLADNELKITRVSFEFDKGWCLFRVTDDRGEHLVVNGLGNWKIGLTDLSTMPLKLVLTPVPGEKKTKIAANGAWVDDVTFEMTWRFIETAHYETVRCKFEGDNLQLEFKRSLAIIGNTKDPRPVLSGKLTA
- a CDS encoding serine hydrolase; translation: MSYNRREFLQQIGLGALQLGVISAIPGSVWASSLSYGQLPRSSPEAQGMSAKGILDFANAVEADRLNLHSLMILRQGKVVAEGWWAPYAPDLKHTLYSLSKSFTSTAIGLAVAEGKLRVDDKVISFFPEDKPATVSANLAAMRIRDLLSMSTGHDKDTTGKLRESGGR
- a CDS encoding NAD(P)H-dependent glycerol-3-phosphate dehydrogenase, whose translation is MTFLNHTKIAVIGGGSWATALIKILCEQNHVQIRWWLRNQKDIDHIRKFNHNPSYLSDVVLSPKKVKVFEKTTDAVKGADYIILAVPAAFIQESLQHLSAKHLQGKRIVSAIKGMVPGRNALVTDWAAEAFSIEMKDTCVIAGPCHAEEVALEKQSYLTIASTECPAAEGFAELMTCRYVTANALDDLYGVEYAAVMKNIVALACGITHGLGYGDNFQAVLVSNAMQEIGNLVTALDPRDRNLSSSAYLGDLLVTAYSQFSRNRLFGNMIGRGYSVKAAQLEMKMIAEGYYATRSIHELNKAHQVNLPITSAVYSILYEEQTPAAVMNELKKLLK
- a CDS encoding sialidase family protein encodes the protein MLLNRKLSSIRLAAALLLGPIVMTSCGSQKSETAEDKKLDSLASEKEFVFGDQRPFAQCHASTLVRLDDGQFLIAWFGGTEEKNPDVGIWLSKGRPGHWSAPVEVAKIREDAHWNPVLQKTDDGKVILYFKVGKEIAQWETWVKTSSDNGQTWSEAYELVKGDKGGRGPVKDKLIVLSNGDWLAGASNEVNRWEVFVDRSTDKGKTWTASPYLKIDTTEIKGKGAIQPTLWESEPGHVHMLVRTTGGVIGRSDSKDYGKTWSTIKKNLIAQP